Part of the Leptolyngbya sp. 'hensonii' genome is shown below.
TGAATAACACTGCAATGACCAAAAAAAAGTCGGAGGGAATGCGGTAGTAGTTGCCACTGGTGGGCGTAAGATAACAGGTGGCATAGACAATACCGCCACTCAGGGCCAGGATCAAACTGTTGATGCCGATGACCAGAAAAAAGCCCAGGATGATGCCGATCGCTTGATTACGTTGGGTCATGATTTTTGCCGATGGGTAATCAGAGCAGACCCCGCACTTCCTTCCCGATAGAACATGTTGTAAGTGTCGAAGGGAATGATGCGGCCATCTGGATGGGCAATGTGGATGCACGATCGTTTGACGGAACGCACATCAAAATTAAAAGGGTCCAGAAATTGCATGATCAGGATGCGAAAAACATTCTCATAGGTCAGTCCGGCTGGGACTGATACCAGGGGCAAACAGCACAGCAACTGCTTCAAGGTGGTGGCGGATGAAGCAGGGGAATGGTTGGTCGAAAAGAGCTTAAAAATCTGCTGTTTGAGGGCTTCATCCTGTTCGTAGACCACCGAATTGGGCATCACGCTCAGAAACGCCGTGGGGTCCAGTAAGCCGGTCAGGGGTATCACCTGCCCCTTCAGCTTCAGGGCATAGGCCATGGCCAGACAATCTGGATGACAGGGGACTGGCAAAATATCCTTGGGTTGGAAATAGGGGCTTTGCTCCAGAATCGCTCGGCGGACTTCGGTCAGGGTGTAGCGATCGCGCCCTGGTTCAAAGCCCTCCAATCGGCCTGCGGCCTGGATCGGTTGCAAGGTGATCCCCCGCACGCAGCGTTGTTTCAGGGCATAGTCAATCATGGAGCCAATCTCCTGGTCATTCAACCCCTTCTTCAGGGTGACGACCAGGGTGGTGGAAATCTTGAACTCATTCAAATGGGCGATCGCCTGTTCCCGCACAGCGCGCAGATCCGCGCCCCGCAACTCCCGCAGAGCCTGTTCCTGAAAACTGTCGAACTGCAGATAGACCTCAATCCCCGGCATGTACTGGCTCAAGCGGTCACAAAAGTCCCGATCGTGGGCCAGCCGCAGCCCATTGGTGTTGATCATCAAGTGCTTGATCGGTCTGGCCTTGGCCCGATCCAGAATCTGGAAAAACTCCGGATGCAGGGTAGGTTCCCCACCACTGAGCTGGACCACGTCCGGTTCCCCTTCATTGGCCACCACCGCATCCAGCATCTGCTCAATCTGGGCCAGACTACGATGACGGCGGGGTTGGTGTGTCGTCTCCGACAGTTCCGCCACCCCTGAATCGGCGTAGCAAATGGGACAGGAGAGATTGCAGCGATCGGTCACTTCCACCAGGGTCAGGCAACTATGCTGCTCATGGTCTGGGCAAAGCCCACAATCGTAGGGACAGCCATATTGAATCGGTGTATTAAACTTCAGGGGCATATCCCCTGGCTTGATAAACGCCTGACATTGCTTGTAATAAGCCACATCATCGGCGATCAGCACCTCTTCCCGCCCATGGCTGGTACAGTGCTTCACCAAATACACTTTCTCGTCCCGGAAGATGATTTTCGCCTCCACCTTGGTCAGGCAGCGGGAACAGACGCTATTGGTCAGACCATAAAAAAGATAGGGACGTGTCGGCATACATTGCGCGGATAGGGGATTTATCGCAGATCCAAACGGGTGGTTCCGTCATGCCGTTGCCAGCCCCACAGACGGGGAAAATCACGGAAATAATACAGAATGCCTGCTAAACAGGCCACTTGAATGGCACTGAGGCCGAAAAAAGGATGAAAATCGGGTTTAATAAAATCGATTAGGAAGCGAAAACCCAGGTAGGCACTCAGATATAGCTTGAATAGATCCCCCGATCGCAACGCCTGTCGATCGCGCGTGCGCAGAAAGATCAGCAACAGCAGGAGGAAGCCAATCTCATAAAGTTGGGTCGGATGGCGCAGAACCCCATCCCCAAAATCCATGCCCCAGGGCAGATGGGTGGCCATCCCATGGGTGCGATCGTCCAGCCCTGTCAAAAAACACCCGATGCGTCCAATCACCATGCCTGCCAGCAACGGATAGACAAAGGCGTCACCTGTGGATTGTTGCACTCCAATCCACCTCTTGGTCAGTTCGACCCCAATCAGAGCACCTAATAACGCTCCGACCACTGTTTTCCCGTACAGAAACACCAGCACCAGTTGGGGCCAATCCTGCCAGAGTAAGTCCAGATGTTGGAGCACCACCAAAACCTTGGCCCCAATCAGGCCCCCCACCAGGCCCCCCACGATGACAGAACTGCGGTGATTGGGGGCGATCGAGTCTCGGCGAAATTGGGCCAAGGCGAGGTGCAAGGCGGTGCTGTAAGCCAAGATCTCAAACAGTAGGTGGGGATGAACCTTCCATGGGCCAAGGGGAAGATAAACTGGGAAGTCCATAGATTTTGCCAAACACTTGAATCAAAAATCCCAACCCTCAAAAAGAGAGTTGGGACTTTCAAATAACGTAACTGGAGTTGTGAGAGAGAGGACTAAAAGCCTTGCAAAAATTAAACTTTTTGCATGTCAGCAGGAAAGAAACAATCTCCAAGGCGAATCGAGAAGGGGCTTCCTGCCTGCCATACAGGCTTTTTAGTTGTCATACACCCGGCACTCAACAGCCTCGGGATTAGCATCACAGTACTGTTCCAGAGAATTCTTCTGCTTGACTTCCCGCTGATGAGATGCTTCTGCTTGGAGTTCTTCGACCGCATCCCAGGCGGCGGCACATTCGCCAGAATTTTCTCCGCTGACTTCACAGACAGCGCGAGCCTGGTCGCGCTCTTGTTCAATTTTTTGTTCGATATTGCTCATGGATCCTACTGCTCTAATCAGTTTTACAAGTACAACCGATACCCTAAATTCAGTTCTCTAGAGCATATCCCTTGGTGGAAGATGGCTCAAGTATGCACTTGTAAGGTTGTATACCTCTAGTCATACACGAGACTAAACTTACAGCATCAGATCGAGCCTTATTTTTTTAGATTTTCCGGCTCTATCTTTTCAAGAGTGTAAAAAAAGAATCTTACAATTCTTCATAACTATACGTTAACCCAGGCTGACGATCAATGGGGCCTCGTTTTGAGGATGGCAACCATAACCATAAGTTATCGTCACATGCTGGAGCGATTCCCAGGTGGATCGGAAGCAAGCAGAGGCATGCCTGCAGGAGCCGCTTGTTTCTTGCCTATTGCTTCCTGTCTATTGCCTCTGTACGCTAAGTAACATGTGCGATGTAACAAGAGTGTCAGAGAATGAGCGCTGGGACAAGAGGGGCTGTGCAAGACTCTACCTACGATCGAATGAAGTGGGCCAATGCAATATCACGACGTCCCTCGCTGGAAGCAGCCGTTTCAGAGGTGATTGAACAGGCAGAACAGGCCCTGAAAGTTCCGGCTGATTTGGC
Proteins encoded:
- a CDS encoding radical SAM protein, whose protein sequence is MPTRPYLFYGLTNSVCSRCLTKVEAKIIFRDEKVYLVKHCTSHGREEVLIADDVAYYKQCQAFIKPGDMPLKFNTPIQYGCPYDCGLCPDHEQHSCLTLVEVTDRCNLSCPICYADSGVAELSETTHQPRRHRSLAQIEQMLDAVVANEGEPDVVQLSGGEPTLHPEFFQILDRAKARPIKHLMINTNGLRLAHDRDFCDRLSQYMPGIEVYLQFDSFQEQALRELRGADLRAVREQAIAHLNEFKISTTLVVTLKKGLNDQEIGSMIDYALKQRCVRGITLQPIQAAGRLEGFEPGRDRYTLTEVRRAILEQSPYFQPKDILPVPCHPDCLAMAYALKLKGQVIPLTGLLDPTAFLSVMPNSVVYEQDEALKQQIFKLFSTNHSPASSATTLKQLLCCLPLVSVPAGLTYENVFRILIMQFLDPFNFDVRSVKRSCIHIAHPDGRIIPFDTYNMFYREGSAGSALITHRQKS
- a CDS encoding prolipoprotein diacylglyceryl transferase family protein, with protein sequence MDFPVYLPLGPWKVHPHLLFEILAYSTALHLALAQFRRDSIAPNHRSSVIVGGLVGGLIGAKVLVVLQHLDLLWQDWPQLVLVFLYGKTVVGALLGALIGVELTKRWIGVQQSTGDAFVYPLLAGMVIGRIGCFLTGLDDRTHGMATHLPWGMDFGDGVLRHPTQLYEIGFLLLLLIFLRTRDRQALRSGDLFKLYLSAYLGFRFLIDFIKPDFHPFFGLSAIQVACLAGILYYFRDFPRLWGWQRHDGTTRLDLR
- a CDS encoding Calvin cycle protein CP12: MSNIEQKIEQERDQARAVCEVSGENSGECAAAWDAVEELQAEASHQREVKQKNSLEQYCDANPEAVECRVYDN